Below is a genomic region from Trichoplusia ni isolate ovarian cell line Hi5 unplaced genomic scaffold, tn1 tig00003479, whole genome shotgun sequence.
CactgtaataattaaattaggatTGTGATAAGAGCAGGCTTTTTAAAAGGAGTTTTAATAAGTCGCTAGAAACCTTCTTAGTGCCATTTTTGTGTCTTCTTGGATTATGGTCGTTTTTTACTCCACTTTTATAAACCCACACAACTAACCTGATCTTTTGGTGTTATTGAGTTATTGTAAATATGGAGAAATTAAAGACTAAAAATTAAGGCATGTGTTAGTGCCTAGTGAATGCCTAAAAAAGTATACAAGAAAATGATGAATACATATGAGAATATTGTGATTAGAGTACTCACGACATTGTAATAGAAATCATCGGTCATTTCTGTACTTTATTGTAGTTATTACCTACATACAAACTCGATAAATATAACATACCtcaaatttaattgtgttttattggaGTATCTCTTAGAATTCTACTAAACTTACAGAAAATcaccaacatttttttaaatatcaacacATTTGTTCTGAGCTCAAACACTGTAGGTAATAAAGAACCaacagaatatttttgaagaCTCCCGCATATGGGTAGTTATTTTTGTGTCccgttcacaaacattcatgtcgcatgcacaaagaacATCCAGACTCTGAAGAAGCATTATTTTGTAATCACACAAGTTATTGTCAtatgcgggaatcgaacccacgacacgtcgcgcgcaatGTTTGGCGTGATGGAATCAAACACTAAGCAAATCTGTGCAGTCGAGTTTTGCTAGGCTTTAACATACATTATACATCCTATAGTTTGACTTGAAATTCTACATAGTGTATTAGGTAGTATCTACTTACAAGCACCCTAGGTGCacctaaaaaagaaatagaagcTACATAATACACACATCCCAGTCTATATAATTCGAAATAGGTATTGACTATTTGATCGCCGTAATAAAATACCAGAATACTTCTACTATTCAAGTTTCTCTGTAGCAGCGCCATCTATGTATACTAACTTAAACTAACACCTCTGTTGTACCTGTGAAGTCTAACCCGGGGAATATCTGATAtagtcaaaaaaataaagatggcgtGTTAACGAGtttaaaatctcatttttatattagtagCAAATCAAGTAGGTACCAACCTAGTCAAACTATCGAAATAACAACTGAATTCATGGATTCTCAGATGGGATTCAGAAAAATAGAATTAGGCAGTTTTctaatatctttaaataatcaTGCTTAAATCTGGTTTAATCCTTTTTCTGGTTCCCACCAGTAGTAACGTTTCAGTAGAATAACCAATTCATAGAAAGGAATTTTTGATGGCTTAATCTGaagtttttgatttataaatttgaGTGCTACAAATATGCCGCTCACTGACCCGAGGTCGCTGAACTCGACAGGAGCTATTTGAATCGTGACTCAAAGGACTTTGACCTCGCCAATGCGGCCCAACCAGTCATTAGCACTGCAGGCAAAACTCGGAATGaggataaaaaaacaaatatttatgaaaactcATATaaattgttcattaatttatttatagtatgcaacattttatttattaacattacaaaattGTTCAGCGTTGTGATGGGAGAAGCCGGTTTCAGCCGATGCGCAGATTGAcatgattttgtaaataaataaaaaagatatgaGTTTAGGCGCCTGTTAGAAGtggaatattaattttcacaaataataattttcacttATACTGTACAATTAGAACTTCTCTTCCTCTAGACCGTGTTTGAAGAACATCATGATGGGGACTTGTGTGCCGTCGATATCTCTGTATTCCATCATAGCGACCATGCCGTCACAGTCCATGGACTCCCCAGTGAAGAACTGGAGCTCCTTAAACCTACCGAGGATGTCTTTCATTACTTTGTTCATGTTGGTCTTGAAGATGTCAACCTGGTCAGGTGCCTTCTCTTCCAATTTGGCTActaatctgaaataaaaattacgatTTGTTTAGCTCTAAATATCTACATAAGTTTGAAAACCGCATTGGTTAGGGATGaataaaatttttaacaattattacaatggtaattaaaatttagatcAAATACATCTAAAAAAGTcttgttactttttaaaaagaaaatggaacaTATCTTAATCAGCATaactataataagtataattatttgtcAACCCCCTTTCATGAACAAACATTACAGAATGGATGTTTTTTCACTGAAGTTATATGCTCTTGCATCAATAGCTCCATAGGATGATATTAATGATCAACCAGTGGTATTAGATGATGCCTCTCTTCATTAATTCATCAAATATCTAGACAAAGTGAATAGGTTTACAGAAAGTTATATTATAGCTCTTACAAAAACATGTTGATTCAGGCTATGccacattttaataatttagtgaCTAGTTGGTTTGTCCCAGAGTTATAATGggtatagatttaaatattaattttgagtaCAGGAATAATACTAATATCCAcagaagtttttgaaaaatgaataaCTGAATTACAATATCAATGGGAGCAAGATaagaaaaactaatataaaCAAGTGCCACCacgaaatcaaaaatattttgtcttgaACTACCATGTTATATAAAGTACCATGAAAGTTTACAAATTAGAGTTAGCAACAGTggtgttttgtttaacaatttcACATAACCATTGCTTTTGTTAGACTTAAAACAATTCTTCACTTATAAAGTGGAGGAGGAATATCTGTTCACAATGTTTTCAACTGGAAACATAATGAACTTAACCTTTAAAGATAAGCTATCTTCGTGAGACAATCCATAATAGATAAGAACTTGCTTTGATTAAATACCATGTGTTCATCGCATGTGTCTGACAACACAGCATAAACAGAATTATCATTACCATATGTTATGTTATTCATAAAGCAAAGCTTTTTACTAATGTAGTTAAAGGGATGAAGACAACAGTACACAAATGTTAAATTTCAGAATTTGAAAGTAGAAGGCTCGATAAAGACAACTTCTTTAAAGTGGGAAATGTGAGGTAGCTTAAATACCTACTGCAGATTTATTGAGTATACAATGACACATCCAAGAGCAGTGCAGAAATATATCATGTATAACCCTATGGTTATGTATGATGGTATATTTGAATATGGAATCAAATCTTGTGACACATGTACAGACAACCATTATGAATGAATCAGCATGTTTGCAATTGCTTACTAGGCTGGGAATTCCTTCAACACAGAACTTTCTGCACAACCTGGTCACTTTCCCTTCTTTGAtcactataaataaactaaaacactGATACACTCACTTTTTCATGTAGtctttaaccctagaaagatagtctgcgtaaaattgacgcatgcattcttgaaatattgctctctctttctaaatagcgcgaatccgtcgctgtgcgtttaggacatctcagtcgccgcttggagctcccgtgaggcgtgcttgtcaatgcggtaagtgtcactgattttgaactataacgaccgcgtgagtcaaaatgacgcatgattatcttttacgtgacttttaagatttaactcatacgataattatattgttatttcatgttctacttacgtgataacttattatatatatattttcttgttatagatatcgtgactaatatataataaaatgggtagttctttagacgatgagcatatcctctctgctcttctgcaaagcgatgacgagcttgttggtgaggattctgacagtgaaatatcagatcacgtaagtgaagatgacgtccagagcgatacagaagaagcgtttatagatgaggtacatgaagtgcagccaacgtcaagcggtagtgaaatattagacgaacaaaatgttattgaacaaccaggttcttcattggcttctaacaaaatcttgaccttgccacagaggactattagaggtaagaataaacattgttggtcaacttcaaagtccacgaggcgtagccgagtctctgcactgaacattgtcagatctcaaagaggtccgacgcgtatgtgccgcaatatatatgacccacttttatgcttcaaactattttttactgatgagataatttcggaaattgtaaaatggacaaatgctgagatatcattgaaacgtcgggaatctatgacaggtgctacatttcgtgacacgaatgaagatgaaatctatgctttctttggtattctggtaatgacagcagtgagaaaagataaccacatgtccacagatgacctctttgatcgatctttgtcaatggtgtacgtctctgtaatgagtcgtgatcgttttgattttttgatacgatgtcttagaatggatgacaaaagtatacggcccacacttcgagaaaacgatgtatttactcctgttagaaaaatatgggatctctttatccatcagtgcatacaaaaattacactccaggggctcatttgaccatagatgaacagttacttggttttagaggacggtgtccgtttaggatgtatatcccaaacaagccaagtaagtatggaataaaaatcctcatgatgtgtgacagt
It encodes:
- the LOC113507926 gene encoding translationally-controlled tumor protein homolog, coding for MKKLVAKLEEKAPDQVDIFKTNMNKVMKDILGRFKELQFFTGESMDCDGMVAMMEYRDIDGTQVPIMMFFKHGLEEEKF